From one Bacteriovorax sp. BAL6_X genomic stretch:
- the cmk gene encoding (d)CMP kinase encodes MTYSSVIAIDGPSGSGKSTVAKLLAKELGILYIDTGAMFRALAFAANEKGIDLQNHAAVESFLKEIKLEYGQVDALVKVDGVDLSQKIREHHVSKLASIISQIPVVRTMLLDFQRSIANEKVCVMEGRDIGTIVFPNAFTKFFVTASIDIRAQRRYDQLMEKGQHDIDLEQLKRDVKKRDEKDMGREVAPLVKAFDATLVDTSEMDIDKVISTLKENVKIRAKEVGIEL; translated from the coding sequence ATGACATATTCATCAGTTATTGCAATTGATGGCCCAAGTGGGAGCGGAAAATCAACTGTAGCTAAGCTGTTGGCCAAGGAACTAGGTATCCTTTATATCGACACTGGTGCAATGTTCCGCGCCTTAGCCTTTGCTGCAAATGAGAAGGGGATTGACCTTCAAAACCACGCGGCAGTTGAATCATTTTTAAAAGAAATTAAGCTTGAATATGGGCAAGTAGACGCCCTAGTGAAAGTTGATGGTGTGGATCTGTCTCAAAAAATTAGAGAACACCACGTATCTAAGCTTGCTTCGATCATTTCACAAATTCCTGTTGTAAGAACAATGCTTCTAGATTTTCAAAGGTCAATCGCAAATGAAAAGGTTTGTGTTATGGAAGGCCGTGATATTGGAACGATTGTCTTCCCTAATGCCTTTACCAAGTTCTTTGTGACAGCATCGATCGATATTCGTGCGCAAAGAAGATATGATCAGCTAATGGAGAAAGGTCAACACGATATCGATCTTGAACAGCTTAAGCGTGATGTAAAAAAGCGTGACGAAAAAGATATGGGCCGTGAAGTGGCCCCTCTTGTAAAGGCCTTCGATGCAACACTTGTTGATACAAGTGAAATGGATATCGACAAGGTTATTTCGACACTTAAAGAAAATGTAAAAATTCGTGCAAAAGAGGTTGGAATAGAGTTGTGA